In Metarhizium brunneum chromosome 3, complete sequence, a genomic segment contains:
- the fdc1_1 gene encoding Ferulic acid decarboxylase 1, which yields MAFVFTGRVSRPSAHLRIPRPFARSAYRAQSTTSSQPDHVAAQLDFRTFVDVLRADGDLAEINDQVDPHLEVGAIVRRVSEVNGKAPLFNNVKGAKNGLWRIFGNAASLRSREEEKYGRIARSFGLPPDSSWKAILQRSQEAKRRPPIPPRILPTGPCKQHKIFGDDIDLHKLPAPKLHQGDAGKYLQTYGVHVLQSPDGKWTNWSIFRGMIHDSRRLVCLVGSGQHNSVIRDMWLKKGKTEVSWALAFGVPPAASVVAACPVPQGVSEAEYVGAMVGQPLDVVKCELSDLLVPANSEIVMEGTFSFKDKAPEGPFEDYLGLHFSDDQHMQPLFTVNAITYRDGAILPVSVPGKITDESHVTASMASEELLELLRQHGYPVIDAFAPLETYATWCALKVDVKKLAEMRTTPEEFCNKIGNLAFNDKSSMLMNRIMLFGHDVDVGNFRDIMWALATRCRPGQDEYVFDDIPVLPLTPYMSHGRGDPTRGGKVVSDCLFPMEYEGKISFRGCDFERSYPEEIKERVGSNWTAMGFDEVESLSRST from the exons ATGGCGTTCGTCTTCACCGGCAGAGTCAGTCGCCCATCCGCGCACTTGCGCATCCCGCGACCATTCGCCAGGTCAGCATATCGCGCCCAAAGCACCACGTCTTCCCAGCCAGACCACGTCGCCGCACAGCTCGACTTTCGCACATTCGTCGATGTGCTccgcgccgacggcgacctCGCAGAGATCAATGACCAAGTCGACCCGCACCTCGAGGTCGGTGCCATCGTTCGGCGTGTGAGCGAAGTCAACGGCAAAGCACCTCTATTCAACAACGTAAAGGGGGCGAAAAATGGCCTGTGGAGGATATTTGGCAACGCCGCGAGCCTTCGAAGCCGCGAGGAGGAAAAGTATGGCCGCATAGCCCGGTCGTTTGGCTTGCCGCCGGATTCTAGCTGGAAGGCCATTCTGCAGAGAAGCCAGGAGGCAAAGCGTCGGCCGCCGATTCCGCCTCGCATCCTGCCCACGGGACCGTGTAAGCAGCACAAGATTTTCGGCGACGACATTGATCTGCACAAGCTGCCGGCTCCGAAGCTCCACCAGGGCGATGCGGGCAAGTACCTGCAGACGTACGGGGTGCATGTCCTCCAAAGCCCAGATGGCAAGTGGACGAATTGGTCCATCTTCAGAGGCATGATTCACGACAGCAGACGGCTCGTGTGCCTCGTAGGATCGGGACAGCACAACTCCGTCATTAGAGACATGTGGctgaagaagggcaagacgGAAGTCTCGTGGGCGCTGGCGTTTGGCGTCCCGCCCGCGGCCAGCGTCGTGGCGGCGTGTCCTGTTCCCCAAGGCGTGTCGGAGGCCGAGTACGTCGGTGCCATGGTCGGCCAGCCGCTGGACGTGGTGAAATGTGAGCTGAGCGATCTGCTTGTTCCTGCGAATAGCGAAATCGTCATGGAGGGCACCTTTTCcttcaaggacaaggccccGGAGGGTCCGTTTGAAGACTATCTCGGCCTGCACTTCAGCGACGACCAGCATATGCAGCCGCTTTTCACGGTCAATGCGATAACCTACCGGGACGGAGCTATCTTGCCGGTCTCTGTTCCTGGCAAAATCACTGATGAATCT CATGTGACGGCGTCCATGGCTTCGGAGGAGCTCTTGGAGTTGCTCCGGCAGCATGGGTATCCCGTGATCGACGCGTTCGCTCCGCTTGAAACCTATGCGACCTGGTGTGCTTTGAAGGTTGACGTCAAGAAGCTTGCGGAGATGCGCACAACGCCCGAAGAATTTTGCAACAAGATTGGCAATTTGGCGTTTAATGACAAGAGTTCCATGTTGATGAATCGCATCATGCTCTTTGGGCACGATGTAGATGTTGGAAATTTTAGGGATATCATGTGGGCGTTGGCGACGCGCTGTCGCCCCGGGCAAGATGAGTACGTATTTGACGATATTCCCGTCCTCCCTCTCACGCCGTACATGTCACATGGAAGGGGGGATCCGACCCGTGGTGGGAAGGTGGTGTCGGACTGTCTGTTCCCAATGGAGTACGAGGGCAAGATTAGCTTTAGGGGGTGTGACTTTGAGAGAAGCTATCCAGAAGAGATTAAGGAACGGGTGGGGTCAAACTGGACTGCGATGGGATTTGATGAGGTTGAATCGCTGTCCAGGTCGACATGA
- the PAD1_1 gene encoding Flavin prenyltransferase PAD1 has protein sequence MTTHACRSLIHRLSLLRPTRPAACFNTKLPYSTCSNDSATKPQQHANQALSPATHHHDGQTRPRRIVVGITGATGTVYATRILSILQRLGVETHLVISKWALATMKYETTASEADIHALASRSYVVKDLSAPIASGSFQHDGMIIVPCSMKTLAAVRTGFCDDLISRAADVTLKEGRKLLLAVRETPLSDVHLDNMLFLRRAGAVIFPPVPAFYTRPKSMDDLVDQTAGRMLDSMGLFTDGFKRWDGFERD, from the coding sequence atgaccaCCCATGCCTGCAGAAGCCTGATTCACCGTCTGAGTCTACTGCGcccaaccagaccagcagcctgcttcaacaccaagctcCCATACAGCACATGTTCAAACGACAGCGCAACGAAACCACAGCAACACGCGAACCAAGCCCTGAGTCCCGCGACACATCACCACGACGGGCAAACCAGGCCGCGCCGCATCGTCGTAGGCATCACCGGCGCCACGGGAACCGTATACGCCACCCGGATCCTGTCCATACTACAACGGCTAGGCGTCGAGACACACCTCGTCATAAGCAAATGGGCCCTCGCAACAATGAAGTACGAGACGACGGCGTCCGAGGCAGACATCCACGCCCTCGCCAGCAGGAGCTacgtcgtcaaggacctCTCCGCGCCCATCGCATCAGGCTCCTTCCAGCACGACGGCATGATCATCGTCCCCTGCAGCATGAAGACGCTGGCCGCGGTGCGGACCGGCTTCTGCGACGACCTGATAtcccgcgccgccgacgtgACCCTCAAGGAGGGCCGGaagctcctcctcgccgtgcGCGAGACGCCCCTGAGCGACGTGCACCTCGACAATATGCTGTTCCTGCGGCGCGCGGGGGCTGTCATATTTCCGCCTGTTCCTGCCTTTTACACGCGGCCCAAGAGCATGGATGACCTGGTGGACCAGACGGCTGGGAGGATGCTGGACTCAATGGGGCTGTTTACGGACGGATTCAAGCGCTGGGACGGGTTTGAGAGGGACTGA